From a single Streptomyces liliifuscus genomic region:
- a CDS encoding amino acid ABC transporter ATP-binding protein: protein MSTDMTKSATAAGSGTPMVKAEGVHKSFGPVEVLKGIDLEVKPSEVFCLIGPSGSGKSTFLRCINHLEKVNAGRLYVDGELVGYRQKGDKLYELKDSEVALKRRDIGMVFQRFNLFPHMTATENVMEAPIQVKGVSKAQARERAAQLLERVGLADKAGNYPSQLSGGQQQRVAIARALAMDPKLMLFDEPTSALDPELVGDVLDVMRDLAESGMTMIVVTHEMGFAREVGDSLVFMDEGVVVESGNPRDVLTNPQQERTQSFLSKVL from the coding sequence ATGAGCACCGACATGACGAAGAGTGCGACCGCGGCGGGCTCCGGTACGCCCATGGTGAAGGCCGAGGGCGTCCACAAGTCGTTCGGCCCGGTCGAGGTCCTCAAGGGCATCGACCTCGAGGTGAAGCCCAGTGAGGTCTTCTGCCTCATCGGTCCCTCCGGCTCCGGCAAGTCGACGTTCCTGCGGTGCATCAACCACCTGGAGAAGGTCAACGCCGGGCGCCTGTACGTGGACGGGGAGCTGGTCGGCTACCGCCAGAAGGGCGACAAGCTGTACGAGCTCAAGGACAGCGAGGTCGCGCTGAAGCGGCGGGACATCGGCATGGTGTTCCAGCGCTTCAACCTGTTCCCGCACATGACGGCGACGGAGAACGTCATGGAGGCGCCGATCCAGGTCAAGGGCGTCAGCAAGGCGCAGGCGCGGGAGCGTGCGGCGCAGCTCCTGGAGCGGGTCGGTCTCGCCGACAAGGCGGGCAACTACCCCTCGCAGCTCTCCGGTGGCCAGCAGCAGCGGGTCGCGATCGCGCGGGCCCTCGCCATGGACCCGAAGCTGATGCTGTTCGACGAGCCGACCTCGGCCCTCGACCCGGAGCTCGTCGGCGACGTCCTCGACGTGATGCGCGACCTCGCCGAGTCCGGCATGACGATGATCGTCGTCACCCACGAGATGGGCTTCGCCCGTGAGGTGGGCGACTCGCTGGTCTTCATGGACGAGGGCGTGGTGGTCGAGTCCGGCAACCCACGCGACGTACTGACGAACCCCCAGCAGGAACGGACACAGTCGTTCCTGTCAAAGGTCCTTTAG
- a CDS encoding GNAT family N-acetyltransferase, with protein sequence MGVAIRRAGEDDREAVTRLLDEAFQNDPVSSWIFPDAEHRRRTHPLLMGAFVDGVLAEGYVDVTEDGSACALWLSIPAEPAGEDDEDVPAQLREEIDPENERVELIGRLTAGIHPEGHAHEYLWMIAVAPGRQGEGLGSALVQHVLDRCDGEGVAAYLEASSARSRGLYERLGFEFMGSALELPDGPPMWPMWRKPLTESLGGGAGS encoded by the coding sequence GTGGGCGTGGCGATCCGAAGAGCGGGCGAGGACGATCGGGAGGCCGTGACACGGCTGCTCGACGAGGCCTTTCAGAACGACCCGGTGAGCAGCTGGATCTTTCCCGACGCGGAACACCGGCGGCGGACGCATCCGTTGCTGATGGGGGCCTTCGTCGACGGCGTGCTCGCCGAGGGGTACGTGGACGTCACGGAGGACGGTTCGGCCTGCGCGCTGTGGCTGTCGATACCCGCGGAGCCCGCCGGGGAGGACGACGAGGACGTGCCCGCCCAACTGCGCGAGGAGATCGATCCCGAGAACGAACGGGTCGAGCTGATAGGCCGGTTGACCGCCGGGATCCACCCGGAGGGGCATGCCCACGAGTACCTCTGGATGATCGCCGTCGCGCCGGGCCGGCAGGGGGAGGGGCTCGGTTCGGCGCTTGTCCAGCATGTGCTGGACCGGTGCGACGGTGAGGGTGTGGCCGCGTATCTGGAGGCGAGCAGTGCGCGTAGCCGGGGGCTCTACGAGCGGCTCGGGTTCGAATTCATGGGGAGCGCGCTCGAGCTTCCCGATGGGCCGCCGATGTGGCCCATGTGGCGGAAGCCGCTGACCGAATCGCTTGGCGGGGGCGCCGGTTCGTAG
- a CDS encoding amino acid ABC transporter permease — protein sequence MTVDIDKTADPQDTPPGGPEAIKAIPVRHYGRYVSAVIAIAIFVSIIYAFAQGKINWDAIPDYFFDDRIIKGVGQTMLLTVLSMVIGIAGGILLAVMRLSRNPVTSSIAWFYIWFFRGTPVLVQLVVWFNLGLVFEYINLGPIYKDEWSSFMTPLLTALLGLGLNEAAYMAEICRAGLLSVDEGQTEASHALGMSHSKTLRRIVIPQAMRVIVPPTGNEVINMLKTTSLVSVVQFAELFRYAQDIGQSSGAPVEMYFLAAAWYLVLTSVLSVGQYYIERYYARGSSRSLPATPFQKIKANMLSLSNRSGGGAKA from the coding sequence GTGACTGTTGACATCGACAAGACGGCCGACCCTCAGGACACACCCCCGGGCGGACCGGAGGCCATCAAGGCCATTCCGGTCCGTCACTACGGGCGGTACGTCTCGGCCGTCATCGCGATCGCGATCTTCGTCTCGATCATCTACGCGTTCGCCCAGGGCAAGATCAACTGGGACGCCATTCCGGACTACTTCTTCGACGACCGCATCATCAAGGGCGTCGGCCAGACGATGCTCCTCACCGTCCTCTCGATGGTGATCGGCATCGCGGGCGGCATCCTGCTCGCGGTGATGCGCCTGTCGAGGAACCCGGTGACCTCGTCGATCGCCTGGTTCTACATCTGGTTCTTCCGGGGCACCCCGGTCCTGGTCCAGCTCGTCGTCTGGTTCAACCTGGGCCTGGTCTTCGAGTACATCAACCTCGGTCCGATCTACAAGGACGAGTGGTCGAGCTTCATGACGCCGCTGCTGACGGCGCTCCTGGGACTCGGTCTGAACGAGGCCGCGTACATGGCGGAGATCTGCCGCGCGGGTCTCCTGTCGGTCGACGAGGGCCAGACCGAGGCCTCGCACGCCCTGGGCATGAGCCACAGCAAGACCCTGCGGCGGATCGTGATCCCGCAGGCGATGCGCGTGATCGTGCCCCCCACGGGCAACGAGGTCATCAACATGCTGAAGACGACCTCGCTGGTGTCGGTGGTCCAGTTCGCCGAACTGTTCCGGTACGCCCAGGACATCGGTCAGTCCTCGGGCGCACCGGTGGAGATGTACTTCCTGGCCGCCGCCTGGTACCTGGTCCTGACCTCGGTGCTCAGCGTCGGGCAGTACTACATCGAGCGGTACTACGCCCGCGGTTCGAGCCGTTCGCTGCCGGCCACACCGTTCCAGAAGATCAAGGCGAACATGCTGTCACTGTCCAACCGCTCGGGGGGAGGGGCCAAGGCATGA
- a CDS encoding TetR/AcrR family transcriptional regulator, translating into MASNPERRAALVDAGVEVLAREGARGLTFRAVDGEAGVPVGTASNYFGGRDDLLRQIDAHLHERLAPDPEVLAELMKAPKDRALVTAFMHDLMARAQRDRTGYLALLEMRLEATRRPELRASYTKTIRADLEFGMEFHRGAGLPGGDETVTVLYLAMLGLILEHLTLPGVLEGVLPGVTVPDGLVERIVATIVPEPAD; encoded by the coding sequence ATGGCGAGCAATCCGGAGCGCCGGGCCGCCCTGGTCGACGCCGGTGTGGAGGTGCTGGCGCGCGAGGGGGCACGCGGGCTGACGTTCCGCGCGGTGGACGGTGAGGCCGGGGTGCCGGTGGGCACGGCCTCGAACTACTTCGGCGGCCGCGACGACCTGCTCCGCCAGATCGACGCCCACCTCCACGAACGCCTCGCCCCGGACCCCGAGGTCCTGGCCGAACTCATGAAGGCCCCCAAGGACCGTGCCCTGGTCACCGCGTTCATGCACGACCTCATGGCCCGCGCCCAACGGGACCGCACGGGCTATCTGGCCCTGCTGGAGATGCGCCTGGAGGCCACGCGGCGCCCCGAACTCCGCGCCTCCTACACGAAGACGATCCGCGCCGACCTCGAATTCGGCATGGAGTTCCACCGCGGGGCGGGCCTCCCCGGCGGCGACGAGACGGTCACTGTCCTGTACCTCGCCATGCTCGGCCTGATCCTCGAACACCTGACCCTGCCGGGCGTCCTGGAGGGCGTACTGCCGGGAGTGACCGTCCCGGACGGCCTGGTGGAACGAATCGTCGCAACGATCGTGCCGGAGCCGGCCGACTAG
- a CDS encoding RNA polymerase sigma factor, with amino-acid sequence MSRPPRRPSEPTTETEDLLRRHAPQVLGALVRRYGHFDAAEDAVQEALLAAAGQWPEAGVPENPRGWLIKVASRRLTDVLRSEEARRLREERAAALTPRDAFTAPPPGADRAPSEDDTLTLLFLCCHPDLTQPARIALTLRAVGGLTTAEIARAHLMPEASMAQRISRAKQKVKGTSFGRPENWEERLPAVLHVLYLIFNEGYTATSGPALQRAELAGEAIRLTRTVHALLPGHCEVTGLLALMLLTDARRAARTGPHGELVPLDEQDRTLWDKAAIDEGVALVTRALARPQLGPYQLRAAIAAVHDEAASPDDTDWQEILGLYDILVRLVPGPVERLNRAVAVAMAHGPEAGLAELASLEGELSTGHRLDAVRAHLLERAGDTEAARTAYESAAAKTLSRPEQRYLRARAARLAP; translated from the coding sequence GTGAGCCGTCCCCCGAGACGCCCGTCGGAACCTACGACCGAGACCGAGGACCTGCTGCGCCGCCACGCGCCGCAGGTCCTCGGCGCGCTCGTGCGCCGGTACGGACACTTCGACGCCGCCGAGGACGCCGTACAGGAGGCGCTCCTCGCGGCGGCCGGGCAGTGGCCCGAGGCCGGGGTGCCCGAGAATCCGCGCGGCTGGCTGATCAAGGTCGCCTCGCGGCGGCTCACGGACGTGCTGCGCAGTGAGGAGGCGCGGCGGCTGCGCGAGGAGCGGGCGGCGGCGCTCACTCCCCGCGACGCCTTCACGGCCCCGCCGCCAGGCGCCGACCGCGCGCCCTCCGAGGACGACACCCTCACCCTGCTCTTCCTCTGCTGCCACCCCGATCTGACCCAGCCAGCGCGGATCGCGCTCACACTGCGGGCGGTCGGCGGTCTGACGACGGCCGAGATCGCCCGTGCGCATCTGATGCCCGAGGCGAGCATGGCGCAGCGGATCAGCCGGGCCAAGCAGAAGGTGAAGGGCACGAGCTTCGGCCGCCCCGAGAACTGGGAGGAGCGGCTGCCTGCGGTCCTGCACGTCCTGTACCTCATCTTCAACGAGGGGTACACGGCCACGTCCGGGCCCGCGCTCCAGCGGGCCGAACTCGCGGGCGAGGCCATCCGGTTGACCCGTACCGTGCACGCGCTGCTGCCCGGCCACTGCGAGGTGACGGGTCTGCTGGCGCTCATGCTCCTCACCGACGCCCGCCGTGCCGCGCGCACCGGGCCGCACGGCGAACTGGTGCCGCTCGACGAGCAGGACCGCACTCTGTGGGACAAGGCGGCGATCGACGAGGGTGTGGCCCTCGTGACGCGGGCGCTGGCCCGACCGCAGCTGGGCCCCTACCAGTTGAGGGCCGCGATCGCCGCCGTCCACGACGAGGCGGCCTCGCCCGACGACACCGACTGGCAGGAGATCCTCGGCCTCTACGACATCCTCGTCCGTCTGGTCCCCGGTCCCGTGGAGCGCCTCAACCGCGCGGTGGCCGTCGCGATGGCCCACGGTCCGGAGGCCGGTCTCGCCGAACTCGCCTCCCTGGAAGGGGAGCTGTCGACGGGCCACCGGCTCGACGCGGTCCGCGCCCACCTCCTGGAACGGGCCGGCGACACCGAGGCCGCCCGCACCGCCTACGAGTCGGCCGCCGCCAAGACCCTCAGCCGCCCGGAACAGCGCTACCTCCGGGCACGCGCGGCCCGCCTGGCGCCCTGA
- a CDS encoding ABC transporter substrate-binding protein produces the protein MTASSTRRTTAAQSRIAAVGAIAVAGALLLTGCGDQTKDKDSGSSETADSSAAPLADQLPAAIRDKGVIKVGSDIAYAPVEFKDDSGKTVGIDPDLADAMGKQLGVKFEFENGTFDTLLTGLRSKRYDIAMSAMTDTKDRQEGIDADTGKKVGEGVDFLDYFTAGVSIYTKQGDDQGIKTWDDLCGKKIVVQRNTVSNDLAKDQAKKCPAGKKLSIEAFDNDQQAQTRLRAGGADAGSSDFPVAAYAAKTSGGGKDFEVVGEQVEAAPYGIAIDKSNTELRDALKAALDAIIKNGEYDKIIAKWGVEAGAVKEATLNGGK, from the coding sequence ATGACCGCAAGCTCCACCCGTCGTACCACCGCCGCGCAGTCCCGGATAGCCGCGGTCGGTGCGATCGCGGTCGCAGGCGCCCTGCTGCTGACCGGCTGCGGTGACCAGACCAAGGACAAGGACAGCGGCAGCTCGGAGACCGCTGACTCCAGCGCCGCTCCGCTCGCCGACCAGCTGCCCGCGGCCATCCGCGACAAGGGCGTCATCAAGGTCGGCTCGGACATCGCGTACGCGCCCGTCGAGTTCAAGGACGACTCCGGCAAGACCGTGGGCATCGACCCCGATCTCGCCGACGCCATGGGCAAGCAGCTCGGCGTGAAGTTCGAGTTCGAGAACGGCACGTTCGACACCCTGCTCACCGGCCTGCGCTCCAAGCGGTACGACATCGCGATGTCGGCGATGACCGACACCAAGGACCGCCAGGAGGGCATCGACGCCGACACCGGCAAGAAGGTCGGCGAGGGCGTCGACTTCCTCGACTACTTCACCGCGGGCGTCTCGATCTACACCAAGCAGGGCGACGACCAGGGCATCAAGACCTGGGACGACCTCTGCGGCAAGAAGATCGTGGTGCAGCGCAACACCGTCTCGAACGACCTTGCCAAGGACCAGGCCAAGAAGTGCCCGGCCGGCAAGAAGCTCTCCATCGAGGCCTTCGACAACGACCAGCAGGCCCAGACCCGGCTGCGCGCCGGCGGCGCCGACGCCGGTTCCTCGGACTTCCCCGTCGCGGCGTACGCGGCGAAGACCTCCGGTGGCGGCAAGGACTTCGAGGTCGTCGGCGAGCAGGTCGAGGCCGCTCCGTACGGCATCGCGATCGACAAGTCGAACACCGAGCTGCGGGACGCCCTGAAGGCCGCGCTCGACGCGATCATCAAGAACGGCGAGTACGACAAGATCATCGCGAAGTGGGGCGTCGAGGCCGGCGCCGTCAAGGAAGCCACCCTCAACGGCGGCAAGTGA
- the sodN gene encoding superoxide dismutase, Ni, which translates to MLSRLFAPKVQVSAHCDLPCGVYDPAQARIEAESVKAVQEKMAANDDPHFQARATVIKEQRAELAKHHVSVLWSDYFKPPHFEKYPELHQLVNDALKALSAAKGSTDPATGQKALDYIAQIDKIFWETKKA; encoded by the coding sequence ATGCTCTCCCGCCTGTTTGCCCCCAAGGTCCAGGTCAGCGCACACTGCGACCTGCCCTGCGGTGTGTACGACCCGGCCCAGGCCCGCATCGAGGCGGAGTCGGTGAAGGCCGTGCAGGAGAAGATGGCCGCCAACGACGACCCGCACTTCCAGGCTCGCGCCACCGTCATCAAGGAGCAGCGCGCCGAGCTCGCCAAGCACCACGTCTCGGTGCTCTGGAGCGACTACTTCAAGCCCCCGCACTTCGAGAAGTACCCGGAGCTGCACCAGCTGGTCAACGACGCCCTCAAGGCCCTCTCGGCCGCCAAGGGCTCGACCGACCCGGCCACGGGCCAGAAGGCGCTGGACTACATCGCCCAGATCGACAAGATCTTCTGGGAGACCAAGAAGGCGTGA
- a CDS encoding CGNR zinc finger domain-containing protein, with product MELAYYSDYAVRLVNSEEPARGKDALTSVEAVRDLFGGNSSAARRATDADVTRFRGVRARLRAVFEAADGGDETLAVDLLNSLLLEFPVSPQISGHDFRDDDGRPLWHMHLADHPSNATAGYAATAAMGLAFHLTEYGVDRLGLCEAAPCRNAYLDTSTNRSRRYCSDRCATRANVAAYRARKRLEADRSESTGLAADSTQRATANGER from the coding sequence GTGGAACTGGCCTATTACTCGGATTACGCCGTACGACTCGTCAACAGCGAGGAACCGGCCCGGGGCAAGGACGCGCTCACCTCGGTCGAGGCCGTCCGCGACCTCTTCGGCGGCAACTCGTCGGCGGCCCGCCGCGCCACGGACGCGGACGTGACCCGCTTCCGCGGCGTACGGGCCCGGCTGCGCGCGGTCTTCGAGGCGGCCGACGGCGGCGACGAGACCCTCGCCGTGGACCTGTTGAACTCACTGCTCCTGGAGTTCCCGGTGAGCCCGCAGATCTCGGGCCACGACTTCCGGGACGACGACGGCCGCCCGCTGTGGCACATGCACCTGGCGGACCACCCGTCGAACGCGACCGCGGGGTACGCCGCGACCGCCGCGATGGGCCTGGCCTTCCACCTCACGGAATACGGCGTGGACCGCCTGGGCCTGTGCGAGGCAGCACCGTGCCGCAACGCCTACCTCGACACCTCGACGAACCGCTCACGGCGCTACTGCTCGGACCGCTGCGCGACCCGGGCGAACGTCGCCGCCTACCGGGCCCGCAAACGCCTGGAGGCGGACCGGTCGGAGAGCACCGGCCTGGCGGCCGACAGCACCCAGCGCGCGACCGCGAACGGCGAGCGCTGA
- a CDS encoding dihydrofolate reductase family protein: MRKLTYFIACSIDGFIGDPSGDAQMMVEMVDEEFFDFLRTEYPETLPTHGRRATGTDHLANQKFDTIIQGRASYDIALEIGVTSPYAHMREYVASRSLKESPDPHVEIVSDGLVGKVRELKAEDGELGIYLCGGSRLAGELVDEIDELVVKTYPIVLGSGMPMFGSGFAIGEFTLGEVRTFKNGAIVRTYSRKR; this comes from the coding sequence TTGCGAAAGCTCACGTATTTCATCGCCTGCTCGATCGACGGCTTCATCGGCGACCCGAGCGGCGACGCACAGATGATGGTGGAGATGGTCGACGAGGAGTTCTTCGACTTCCTCAGGACCGAATACCCGGAGACGCTGCCGACCCACGGCCGTCGGGCCACGGGCACGGACCACCTGGCGAACCAGAAGTTCGACACGATCATCCAGGGCCGTGCCAGCTACGACATCGCGCTGGAGATCGGCGTCACCAGCCCGTACGCCCATATGCGCGAGTACGTCGCCTCGCGCAGCCTGAAGGAGTCGCCCGACCCGCACGTCGAGATCGTCTCCGACGGCCTGGTCGGCAAGGTCCGCGAACTCAAGGCCGAGGACGGCGAACTCGGTATCTACCTGTGCGGCGGCTCCCGGCTCGCGGGCGAACTGGTCGACGAGATCGACGAGCTCGTCGTCAAGACGTACCCGATCGTGCTCGGTTCCGGCATGCCGATGTTCGGCTCCGGGTTCGCCATCGGCGAGTTCACGCTCGGCGAGGTGCGCACGTTCAAGAACGGAGCGATCGTGCGGACGTACAGCAGGAAGCGCTGA
- a CDS encoding family 2 encapsulin nanocompartment cargo protein polyprenyl transferase, which yields MGELMTETQQSPLPAVEGPEARGEPVPGGVPGGRRGSPDGQEAAGILERSRASVDPELRRAVESLPGPLRRIALYHFGWEHADGSPAAGNSGKAIRPALVLAAVRALGGQQETAVRAAAAVELVHNFTLLHDDVMDRDTTRRHRPTAWAVFGDADAVLAGDSLQALAHQLLAEDPHPASSAAAARLASCVVELCAGQHTDTAMERRGPDDVTLDEVLAMAEAKTGALLGCACALGALYAGAGEEDVEALDAFGREAGLAFQLIDDVIGIWGDPSRTGKPAGADLMARKKSLPVVAALTSGTSAAAELAELYRVPYRDGDLERTVLAVERAGGRDWAQVQAADRMARSLQHLSRAVPDPEAAGGLLSLAEFVTRRSM from the coding sequence ATGGGTGAGCTCATGACGGAGACGCAACAGAGCCCGCTGCCGGCCGTGGAAGGACCGGAAGCGCGGGGAGAGCCGGTGCCGGGTGGCGTGCCTGGCGGGCGAAGGGGGTCGCCCGACGGGCAGGAGGCCGCCGGGATCCTGGAGCGGTCCCGGGCGTCGGTCGACCCCGAACTGCGCAGGGCCGTCGAGTCGTTGCCCGGCCCGTTGCGTCGGATCGCGCTCTACCACTTCGGATGGGAGCACGCGGACGGCAGCCCGGCGGCGGGGAACTCGGGCAAGGCGATCCGGCCCGCGCTCGTGCTGGCCGCGGTCCGGGCGCTCGGCGGACAGCAGGAGACGGCCGTACGGGCGGCCGCCGCGGTGGAGCTGGTGCACAACTTCACCCTGCTGCACGACGACGTGATGGACCGGGACACCACCCGCAGACACCGGCCCACCGCGTGGGCGGTGTTCGGGGACGCCGACGCGGTCCTCGCCGGGGACTCCCTGCAGGCGCTGGCCCATCAGCTGCTCGCCGAGGATCCGCATCCGGCGTCCTCGGCGGCGGCCGCGCGGCTCGCGAGCTGTGTCGTCGAACTGTGCGCGGGCCAGCACACGGACACCGCGATGGAGCGTCGCGGTCCCGACGACGTCACGCTCGACGAGGTGCTCGCCATGGCCGAGGCCAAGACGGGGGCCCTGCTCGGCTGCGCGTGCGCGCTCGGGGCGCTGTACGCGGGGGCCGGAGAGGAGGACGTCGAGGCCCTCGACGCGTTCGGGCGGGAGGCAGGGCTCGCCTTCCAGCTCATCGACGACGTGATCGGCATCTGGGGGGACCCGAGCCGCACCGGCAAGCCGGCCGGGGCGGACCTCATGGCCCGCAAGAAATCCCTCCCCGTGGTCGCCGCGCTCACCTCCGGCACATCGGCCGCGGCCGAACTGGCCGAGCTGTACCGGGTTCCGTACCGCGACGGCGATCTGGAGCGTACGGTCCTCGCCGTCGAGCGGGCGGGCGGGCGTGACTGGGCCCAGGTCCAGGCCGCCGACCGGATGGCCAGATCCCTGCAGCATCTGTCCCGGGCCGTCCCGGATCCGGAGGCGGCGGGAGGGCTCCTGTCCCTGGCGGAGTTCGTGACGCGGCGGAGCATGTGA
- the sodX gene encoding nickel-type superoxide dismutase maturation protease has translation MPELSQETERGRAALPFGTAEVTGPSMVPTLQHGDLLVVQYGARVRPGDVVVLRHPFQQDLLVVKRAAERREGGWWVLGDNAYAGGDSTDYGTVPEELVLGKVRFRYRPPKKGQRSPFAVARWVLSAARPVLSDRSASRRLRAR, from the coding sequence ATGCCGGAGCTGTCGCAGGAGACCGAGCGTGGAAGGGCCGCCCTGCCCTTCGGTACGGCCGAGGTGACGGGGCCGTCCATGGTGCCCACACTGCAGCACGGGGACCTCCTCGTCGTGCAGTACGGGGCCCGGGTCAGGCCCGGTGACGTGGTCGTACTGCGTCATCCGTTCCAGCAGGACCTGCTGGTCGTCAAGCGCGCGGCCGAGCGGCGCGAGGGAGGCTGGTGGGTGCTCGGCGACAACGCGTACGCGGGTGGGGACAGTACCGATTACGGGACCGTGCCCGAGGAGCTCGTCCTCGGGAAGGTCCGGTTCCGGTACCGGCCGCCGAAGAAGGGTCAGCGCTCGCCGTTCGCGGTCGCGCGCTGGGTGCTGTCGGCCGCCAGGCCGGTGCTCTCCGACCGGTCCGCCTCCAGGCGTTTGCGGGCCCGGTAG
- a CDS encoding YciI family protein codes for MKYLVMIQGTQADYAAQSGKGSADAPVWTEQDIQTMYAHMGALNNDLAETGEMIDGNGLSEPAKARFVERGPDGKPVITDGPYSETKEVLAGYWILDCASLERVTEIAARVLECPVPEGTKQYPLVIRSIPDGSGDV; via the coding sequence ATGAAGTACCTCGTGATGATCCAGGGCACGCAGGCCGACTACGCGGCGCAGAGCGGCAAGGGCTCCGCCGACGCGCCCGTCTGGACCGAGCAGGACATCCAGACCATGTACGCGCACATGGGCGCGCTCAACAACGACCTCGCCGAGACCGGCGAGATGATCGACGGCAACGGTCTGTCGGAGCCCGCGAAGGCCCGGTTCGTCGAGCGGGGCCCGGACGGGAAGCCCGTGATCACCGACGGTCCGTACAGCGAGACCAAGGAAGTACTCGCCGGGTACTGGATCCTGGACTGCGCCAGCCTGGAGCGGGTCACGGAGATCGCCGCGCGGGTCCTCGAGTGCCCCGTCCCCGAGGGCACCAAGCAGTACCCGTTGGTCATCCGCTCGATCCCCGACGGCAGCGGGGACGTGTGA
- a CDS encoding helix-turn-helix transcriptional regulator, whose product MNTEDLVRLRKARDRMDREYAEPLDVPALARTALMSAGHFQRSFRAAFGETPYGYLMTRRIERAKALLRRGDLTVTEVCIAVGCTSLGSFSSRFTELVGESPSAYRARPHDAGASIPACVAKMYTRPTRVRASEPPP is encoded by the coding sequence ATGAACACGGAAGATCTGGTCCGGCTGCGCAAGGCGCGCGACCGGATGGACCGTGAGTACGCCGAGCCGCTGGACGTGCCCGCGCTCGCGCGTACGGCGCTGATGTCGGCGGGCCACTTCCAGCGCAGTTTCCGGGCGGCCTTCGGGGAGACTCCGTACGGCTATCTCATGACGCGGCGCATCGAGCGCGCGAAGGCGCTGCTGCGGCGCGGCGATCTGACCGTCACGGAGGTCTGCATAGCGGTCGGGTGTACGTCACTGGGGTCGTTCAGCTCCCGCTTCACCGAGCTGGTGGGCGAGTCCCCGAGCGCGTACCGGGCCCGTCCGCACGACGCGGGGGCGTCGATCCCGGCCTGCGTGGCGAAGATGTACACAAGACCCACACGCGTCCGGGCGTCCGAACCCCCGCCCTGA
- a CDS encoding class I SAM-dependent methyltransferase produces MTTDIGADWAAWQESWDRQQEWYMPDREERFRVMLDMVEALVGPEPRVLDLACGTGSITARLFERFPKAVSTGVDLDPALLTIARGTFEGDDRVTFVTADLKDADWPAKLPYDSYDAVLTATALHWLHREPLAVLYGQVAELVRDGGVFMNADHMIDETTPRINAADRAQRHGRMDEAKAAGVLDWADWWQLAGQDPVLAEPTARRFEIYGEHAEGDTPSVEWHARVLRERGFAEARDVWRSPSDALILALK; encoded by the coding sequence ATGACGACCGACATCGGAGCTGACTGGGCTGCCTGGCAGGAGAGCTGGGACCGGCAGCAGGAGTGGTACATGCCGGACCGTGAGGAGCGCTTCCGGGTCATGCTCGACATGGTCGAGGCCCTCGTGGGTCCCGAGCCGCGTGTCCTGGACCTCGCGTGCGGTACGGGGAGTATCACGGCCCGCCTCTTCGAAAGGTTCCCGAAGGCGGTCAGTACCGGCGTCGACCTCGACCCCGCGCTGCTGACCATCGCGCGGGGCACCTTCGAGGGCGACGACCGGGTCACCTTCGTCACGGCCGACCTCAAGGACGCCGACTGGCCGGCGAAGCTGCCGTACGACTCGTACGACGCCGTCCTCACGGCCACCGCCCTCCACTGGCTGCACCGGGAGCCCCTCGCTGTCCTCTACGGTCAGGTCGCGGAACTCGTCCGGGACGGTGGGGTGTTCATGAACGCGGACCACATGATCGACGAGACGACTCCGCGGATCAATGCGGCGGATCGTGCGCAGCGGCATGGCCGTATGGACGAGGCCAAGGCCGCCGGGGTTCTCGACTGGGCCGACTGGTGGCAGCTTGCCGGGCAGGATCCCGTCCTGGCCGAGCCCACGGCTCGTCGCTTCGAGATCTACGGTGAGCATGCGGAGGGGGATACGCCGTCTGTCGAGTGGCACGCGCGTGTGCTCCGCGAGCGGGGCTTCGCGGAGGCCCGTGATGTCTGGCGCTCCCCGTCGGACGCGCTGATCCTGGCCCTCAAGTAG